Within Desulfurobacterium thermolithotrophum DSM 11699, the genomic segment ATTTTCCATCAAATTCTCCTCTTGTTACCTTTGTTGGGACAGGAAAATTAATAAAAGACGGATTACCTATAACACCTATGAACCTTGATAGAATCGCTGATGAAATAGTATTAGAATCACTAAAAAAGTACTATATGGAGAGAAAAAATGAAAGAACTAATATATAGAACCATTCAAGGAGATATTAACTCTCAATACATTCTTTATAAAAAAGCAAAAGAAGAAATTCAAAAACTTTTTGAAAATATCAAAAAGCTAAGTGACGGAGAATTAATTGCACTCGGACAACGGTTTAAAGAATTTCCATTTGGATGTGACCTAAACGAAATTATGGTTGATGTTGTAAGCTTAAAACAGGAAATAGATGAAATCCGAGGAGGATTTCGTCTTGTTGATAGATTAGGTTTTCCCATACATGTCTGCTCTTACGTTGTTGCCGAACTTGCAGAAAGAGAAGGAAAAACTCCCTTAGAGTTAATGAAAGAATTGAGAGCTCTAACATCTATGCCTATTGATATTGACCATTTTGGACAGTTTGGACCCATGAGATACCCTGAAGAAATAGCCAAATGTCCGGCATACTGTTATCGTTCCGGAAAACCATTTAACGGCTGTCCACGGGGAAGAATACACAAAAGACTAATAGAAAAGGAAAGGTGCTTTGCTAAAGAAAAAGAAGGCTGGTCAGAACTTGTTCAATCAATAAGTGTTAGCCTAATGGCTTTTCAAAAGAACACTGTTCACGCTGCATCTCCAGAAGAAACTTTAAAAGTAATCGATTTTGCAAAATCAAAGAAAAAGGGTGTTGGTGCAATAATCTGTGTAGGAAACGGAAAAGATGAATTACTAAGAGGTTTAAAAGCCTGTATTAAACATAGTATTGACGAAATAGTTATTGAAGGTGGACCTTACAACACAGCACCTAACAGAGTACGAGCTTTTGGTGAAACAGTTGTTATGGCAAGAATCATTGCTCCTGGAAAAATAGTAGCAACAAATGGCCAATATGAAGATGAGCTCCGATTTGGACTCAAATGTGGTTTAAACAGTGTAATAAGTGGATTTCCAGGCAATCATCACGCTTACATGTCAGGTTACAAACCAGAAAAAGCTACTATAGATAGATTTGGTTTACCAAAAATCATAGAGCTAATGGCTCAAGAATTAAAAGATTCTCCCTTTCCTATCCCTGCAGACAGAGAAAGTGCAATTGTAATAGCAAAATCTGCAAAGTTTCTCGGAAAAGAAACCATTTACCCAAATGGAAAATTAGGAGATATTTACATAGGAGACGCTCATTGGTTTTTACTTCTTAACTCTCCATTAGCTCAAGGTATAAATATTAAATGGTCTCTTGAACTTTTAACTGAATTTATAAGAAAAAATAAGTTTAAAAAAGTAGGTTTGTTAGGAGGACGTTTTATCGCTTGGGGAATAGCAAAAGCTATAGATCCTTTTGTCAAAGAAATACTTGTAAGCGATAAAGACAAAAGAATAGAAAATACAACTGTTAAAGTCTTTAAAGAGTATCTTTCTTCAAAAATAACACGTTGTAATGGTAATGACGATATGTGTATTAAGAATTCAGAGATAACAGTCTTATGTTCTTTTATTCCGTCTTTTATAAGAAAGTTTAAAGGAATACAAAAAGTTATTACTCTTGAAAGTTAACTATACTTTAAAACGGTCAAATGATCGGCTTCGGGAACTACTTTTAATGTGCACTTTTTTGTAATTTTCCAAAACTCAAATGCTCCTTTTAATCCAGTAACAAAATCCTTTTCTCCAACAATAACAGTTACCGGAAGAGTTATTCTTTTTATGTATGGAGTAAGGTCAAACCAAGTAAAACTCTCTAAAAGCTCTATTGTTTTTTCACGGGAAAACTCTGGAATATTCCACCTTTCTTTTGAACAGAGATTTCTAAAGTAATAAACAGTTCCAAGAAAGTCTTTTTTTAGCTTTCTAAGAAATTTCTTAACAACTGTTTCAGGTTGAGAAACTACAGAAAAAGAAATAGTAGGTGCATAAAGTACTAACTCTTTAACTTTTTGGGGATAAAAAACAGCAGTTAAAGCAGCAACAGAAGCTCCTAATGACCAACCAATAAGAGTAGAGTCAAAAGGTATGAATTCTCCTACTTCTTTTGAAAGGTTTAAGATGTCTGTAGATTTAAACGGAGAAATTCCATGTCCAGGTAGAACTAAATGAACTGCTCTCTCAAAAGAAGAAATAGACCAGATGGAGCTATCAAAGCTCCATCCGTGAAGAGTGAAAACTTTATCCATATCACTATGCCGCTTTCTTCTGATCTGGTTTTCTTTGTTTCATCTGTTGGAATAAATAAAACTCTTTAATAACCTCGATAGCTCTTCTTAGCTGGTTATCTATTCTCTTTTCTCTTTCCTTCCTTATTTCCTCTGTTTTTTCTGGATGTTCTTCTATTTCTTTTGCATCTTCCTTTAGCTGTTCTATGTCTTCTTTAGAAAGTTTAACCTCAATATCAGGTTCTATTCCTTTTCCATCTATACATTCGTTGTTTGGCATGTAGTATTTTGCAGTTGTTATCTTTACAGCGTATCCCATTTCAAGTGGATAAAGAGTTTGAACAGAACCTTTTCCAAAAGTCTTTTCGCCTACGACGATAGCTCTATCGTTATATCTAAGAGCTCCTGTAAGAATTTCAGCAGCACTTGCAGTACCGCCATTAACAAGCATAACAACAGGAATACCAAGAGGAAGAATAGGATCATTAGTAGAATAGAACCTCTTAATGCTATCAGGAATTCTTCCCTTCGTATAGACGATAAGAGCTCCTTTCGGAAGGAAATAATCGCTTATTGAAACAGCAGAATCTAAAAGTCCTCCAGGATTATTTCTAACGTCAACAATAACACCTTTTAACTTTTTATCTTTTACAAGTTCTTGAAGAGCTTTCTTAAACTCTTCCACTGAGTTTTTCTGGAACATTGTAAATCTTATATAACCTATGTCTCCTTTGAGCATTCTATACTTAACACTTTGAATCTTTATTATTGCTCTTGTGATTGTAAAAGGTTTTGGTTCTGACCAACCTTTTCTCCATATCCAGATAGTTATTTTTGTCCCTGGTTTCCCTCTCATAAGTTTTACAGCTTCCATTAAAGTCATATCAGGAGTAACTTCTTTTTTCTCTATCTTCACTATAACATCTCCGGCCTTAATTCCAGCTTTGTAAGCCGGAGTATCCTCTATAGGAGCAATAATCATGAGCTTTCCATCTTTTGTCTTTGTTATCTGAATTCCTAATCCTCCAAACTCTCCTTGAGTTTCTACTTCAAACTCTTTAAGCTTATCAGGAGTAAAAAGAGTAGAGTGAGGATCGAGCTTTCCAAGCATTCCTTGAATAGCACCTTCAAAAAGTTTCTTAGGAGTTACAGGCTCAACGTACCTATCTTTAACAAGCTGGTAAACTTCTGTAAAGAGACGAATGTATTTTACTTCCTTTTCTTCAGTCGCTTTTCCCTCTGAAACCGCAGAAAGAGAAACTTTCCCTAAGGAAAAAATAAAAGTAATAAGTAGTGAAAAGAAAAGTACTGACTTAAATGCTTTCTTCATCTTTTCCTCTCAAGAACTTTTTTAACCTTTTCAATTATTCCCTTTTCATCAAGCTTATAGTAGTGTAAAAGCTCCCATCCTTTTCCGGACTGTCCAAAAATATCAGGAGTACCAACTCTTTCCATTGGAACTGGATAGTTTTCAACAAGAGTTTCCGCAACAGCAGAACCAAGTCCTCCAATTATCGAATGCTCTTCAGCAGTAACAACTGCCTTTGTCTTTGATGCGGATTTAACTAAAAGCTCGGAATCTATAGGTTTAACTGTAGGCATATGAATAACTTCAGAGGAAATTCCTTCTTTTTCCAATAGTTCTGCAGCAAGAAGAGCAAAGTAAGTCATAACTCCATTTGAAACAATAGTCACGTCCTCTCCTTCTCTTAAAACAACCCCTTTTCCTAATTCAAAATTATAGTTCTTATCAAAAATTCTTGGAAACTTTTCTCTACTAAGTCTAACATAGAAAGGACCATCTGTGTAAGCTATTGTTCTTACTACCTGTTCAGTCTCTATATCATCTGCTGGAACAATTACTCTCATGTTTGGAATGTTTCTCATGTTTGCAACATCTTCTAAAGCTTGATGACTTGCTCCATCTTCACCAACTGTAATTCCACCGTGAGTACATACAACTTTTACATTTAATTCGGGATAACAAACTGTCTGTCTTATTGCCTCCCAAGCTCTACCAGTTGCAAACATAGCAAAAGTACTTACAAAAGCTATCTTTCCAGTAGTTGCAAGTCCTGCAGCAACGTTTACCATGTTGATTTCAGCAACTCCCATATTGAAAAATCTATCTGGAAAAACTTTTGCAAACTTGGAAGTTTTCGTAGAACCAGAAAGATCAGCATCCAAAACAACTATTCTTTCATCTTTTTTCCCAAGCTCCACTAAAGTATCACCGTATGCATCTCTAAGACTAACTTTTTCCATTTTACCTCCTTGACATTAAAAGTAATCTATTATAAGTTATTTAATAGCAGGCAAGGGGCCCCATGCGCCCCAGGTCCTATGTGCCATTTGCCTGCTCTTTCTTCAATGTTTCCATCATAGCTCTAAAGCCAGATAAGTAAAAATCTCCAAACATAACATCAAAAGCTTTTTCTCTATAACACAGAAAAGTTACAATACTTTTTGTCTTGGAAAGGAAGAACAAAAAATCTTCTGCAATTGCTTTAAACAACTTTCCTTTGTCAACAAAAAAACCTTTAGTTTCCTGAAACTCTAAAGCAATATTAAACAAAAATAGAACAATATCAGAAAGTTGGTTAAATACAGAAAAGCTTGAATTAACATAATGAATATTGTCAATTACTGCATAAATTTGACTTTCAAACTTATATTTAAGAGATATTATAGGTTCAAAACTATACTCACCAAACCTATTAAGCTTTTCAAAGTAAACCCTTCTTATTAAAAAGGAAAGCTTAATCCCTCCCTTCCTTCCAGTAAGGTTATTTCTATTTAAAAGTTCCTTTATACTCTTAATATCCTTTTCTAGCTCATCAGCTATTACAAGTCCATATTTACCTCGCTGCAATAGAAAACTATCAAGAGCATAAAAAAATGCGTAAATAGCAGAAGCTATCTTTTCCAAATCAGACTTAAACAGATTAGTATCCTTGTAGACCAATCCTAAAATTAAAGGAACATTAAATTTTGCTAGAAGCTGCAAAACTTCTTTAAAAAATTCTTTTTTCTTTTCAAAATCTAAATCTTTAAACTGTTTTCTTCCATAAAAAATATCTCCAGTATGAATTTCAGTCTCATATATATTATTAATCCCCAAAATTTCTTTACACATAGATTTAAAAGCATTCTCAATTAAATGGTGTTTTTCTACTTCTACAGCAAGTCCTCCATAAAGAAAACAAGGACCATCACGGTAAAAACCTTCTTCATTTTTCTTAAGCTCCTTTCCACTTTCATCTGTATAGACAAGAAACACTACTCCTTCCTCCAAGGTTATACAATCCCTCCAAGTTCTTTTAAAGCTTCCTTGAGTAAGTCTGGTGGTAGAGCTTTTCCATGCCACTCAGCTCTGTTTTCCATAAAGGAAACACCCTTGCCTTTAACAGTTTTAGCAACAATCATTGTTGGTTTGTACTTTACCGTATCTGCTTCGTCAAGAGCTCTCTTTATTTCTTCAAAATCGTGACCGTTTATTTCTATGACATGCCAACCAAAAGCCTTCCACTTTTCCATTGCAGGATATATTGACATAACTTCATCAACTGGACCATCAATTTGAAGATTGTTGTTATCAAGAATTACACAGAGATTATCAAGGTTATAGTGAGATGCTGCCATTGTTGCTTCCCAAACACTTCCCTCTTGTGCTTCTCCATCACCAATCATGCAGTACACTTTACTATCAAGCTTGCTAAGCTTTAATCCAAGCGCCATTCCAACAGCAGCACCAATTCCATGTCCAAGAGATCCTGTGTTTATCTCAACTCCAGGAGTCTTATTCATATCCGGATGTCCCTGAAGATCTCCGTCAAGTTTTCTGAACTCATTTAGTTTTTCAAGAGGAAAATATCCAGTTCTTGCAAGAACTGAATAAAGTGCAGGACAAACATGACCTTTTGAAAGAACAAACCTGTCTCTCTTTTCCCACTTTGGATTTTCGGGATTGTGTCTCATTTTGTAGTAGTAGAGGGTAACAATTACATCTGTGGCAGACATTGCACCACCAGGATGACCTGAATTCACGGCAGAAGTCATTTTTAAAATGTCCTTTCTAACTTCTCTAGCAATTGCTCTTAGCGTAACTTCGTCAATATCTCTATTTCTTTCTAAGAAAAACGTTGGTTCAAATCTAATCATTTTTAGACCTCCTAAAATCCTTTAAAATCCTTCTTCCTCTTTAATCTTCCTTATCTCGGATAAAACCTGTTCCTTGGCAGTCCCACCTATTATATTCCTGCTGTTAACAGAACCTTCCACACTCATAAGCGAAAGAACATCTTCATTAAATTTATCCGAAAACTGTTTGAACTCTTCAAGCGTTAAGTTTTCAAGACTCTTTCCTTTGTTAAGGCAATAAGCCACAAGCTCTCCAACTATTCTATGAGCCTCTCTAAATGGAACTCCTTTTTTAGCAAGATAGTCAGCTACATCAGTTGCAAGAGAAAAACCTTTTTTAGCTTGCTCTTTCATCCTTTCTTTTCTTGGTTTCATTCCTCCTACAATTTTTGCGTTAACTTTAAGAGCAAGCTTTACTGTATCTATTGCATCAAATAGAGGTTCTTTATCTTCTTGCAAATCTCTATTGTAGGTTAAAGGAAGTCCTTTAAGAATTGTCAAAATTGCCATCAAATCTCCATATACTCTTCCTGTTTTACCACGAGTGAGCTCTGAAACATCAGGATTCTTCTTTTGAGGCATAATTGAACTACCTGTACAAAAAGCATCCGGGAGCTCTATAAATCCAAATTCTTCTGTTGACCACAAAACAAGTTCTTCAGAAAGCCTTGAAAGATGCATCATAACCATCGCACAGTTAAAAATCGTTTCAGCAATAAAGTCTCTGTCACTAACAGCATCCATACTGTTTCTTGTTACATCAGTAAAACCAAGCAGTTTAGCAGTAAACTCTCTATCCAACGGATAACTTGTACCCGCAAGTGCAGCAGAACCTAAAGGCGAAATGTTAACTCTTTTTAGAGTATCTTTGAACCTTTCAGCATCCCTTTTAAACATATGGTAGTAAGCAAGCATGTGGTGAGCATAAAGAACTGGCTGTGCAATTTGAAGATGAGTATACCCAGGCATAACAACGTCTAAGTTTTCTTCAGCCTGTTTTACAAAGGCTTTCCTTAATTTTTCAAGAAGCTTTAAAATTTCTTCTATTTCATGTCTTACGTAAAGCCTTACATCTGTTGCAACTTGGTCATTCCTTGATCTTCCTGTATGAAGTTTTCCTCCAACAGAACCTATTTTCTCCGTTAGCCTTTTCTCTACATTCATGTGGACATCTTCAAGCTCTGTCTTCCACTCAAAACTTCCCCTTTCAATTTCCTCAAGAATCTCATTTAAACCCTCAATAATTTTTTCTGCTTCCTCTTTTTTTAAAATTCCTTGTTTTTCAAGCATTTTGACATGAGCAATACTTCCAGCTATGTCAAAAGGTGCAAGTCTTTTATCGTAAGAAACAGACTCTGTGAATTTCTCAACTAACTCATCTGTAGACTCTTTAAACCTTCCACCCCAAAGCTTTTTCCCTTCTGCCACAATTGCCTCCTTTAATTTGCGCAATTCTATCAAACAAGTTGCCTTTAGTTTATCTGAAACCTATAATTTCAAAAAGCTTTCATGGAGGAAAATATGCTCGAAAAAGGTATAAAGGAAGCCCTCACTTTTGATGATGTTTTATTAGTTCCAAACTACTCTGAGGTTCTTCCAACTCAAGTTGATGTAAGGACAAAGCTCACCAAGAAAATCACACTAAACATACCAATAATGAGCGCTGCAATGGACACTGTTACAGAAGCTGAACTTGCTATTGCTATCGCAAGAGAAGGTGGAATAGGAATCATTCACAAGAACCTGTCTATTGAAGAACAAGCAGAAGAAGTTGACAGAGTTAAAAGATCCGAAAGTGGAATGATCGTCAAGCCAGTTACAGTTTCTCCTGATCAAACAATAGCTGATGCAGAAGGTTTAATGAGAAAGTACAAAATTTCTGGTCTACCTGTAACAGACGAAAACGGAAAACTTCTTGGAATTATTACAAATAGAGATATCAGATTTGTAAAAGACTACACCAAAAAAATCAAAGAAGTAATGACAAAAGAAAACCTTAAGACTGTACCTGTAGGAACAACCCTTGAAGAAGCAAAAGAAATCCTTCATAAGTACAAAATAGAAAAATTGCCTGTAGTTGATGAAAACGGTTATCTTAAAGGACTTATAACAATTAAAGACATTGAGAAAAAAGAAAAGTATCCTAATGCATGTAAAGACGACCTTGGCCGCTTAATGGTAGGTGCTGCCATTGGTGTTGGTCCTGAAGGGTTTAAAAGAGCAGAAGCTCTTATTGAAGCAGGTGTTGATGTAATTGTTATTGACACTGCACACGGACATTCAAAAGGCGTCATAGAAATGGTAGAAAAAATAAAAGGTCTTTATTCTGATGTTGACGTAATTGCCGGAAACGTTGCTACTCCTGAAGGTACAGAAGCTCTTATAAAGGCAGGAGCTGACGCAGTAAAAGTAGGAATTGGCCCCGGTTCTATTTGTACAACAAGAGTTGTGGCTGGTGTAGGAGTTCCACAACTTACAGCAGTTGCTCAGTGCGCTGAAGTTGCCGATAAGTATGATATCTCAATCATTGCAGACGGTGGAATCAAATTCTCAGGTGATATTGCAAAAGCAATTGGAGCTGGCGCAAGAGCTGTAATGATTGGAAGTCTTTTTGCTGGAACAAAGGAAAGTCCAGGAGAGCTCGTACTTTATCAAGGAAGAAGCTATAAAGTTTACAGAGGTATGGGATCACTTGGAGCAATGAAGAGAGGTAGTAAGGATAGGTATTTCCAATCTGAAGTTGAAGAGAAAAAGCTTGTTCCAGAAGGTATTGAGGGAATGGTTCCATATAGAGGTCCTCTTGCCGATACTATTCACCAACTTGTAGGTGGACTTAGAGCTGGAATGGGTTACTGCGGAGCAGCTAACATTGAGGAAATGAGAAAGAAAGCAAGGTTTGTAAAGATTACTTCAGCAGGTCTAAAAGAATCCCACGTTCACGATGTCATAATTACCAAAGAAGCTCCAAACTACTGGATAGAAAGATAATTAACGGCTCCCTTCGGGGAGCTTTTTTTTATCAACAATTATTCCATAAAGAGAGAGTGCCTCTAAAAATTCTCTGTTTATTTTGTTTCTCCACCTGTTCAAAGCTATCTGAAAACTTGAAGGTCTCTTAGGTTTGTAAAGTAATGGCATCCCTGCTTCCTCTGGAAGTCTATTTCCTTTTTTCTGATTGCATTCATTACAACAAGTCACAAGATTTGTCCAGCTCCATGTTCCACCACGACTTTTTGGAAGAACATGGTCAATAGTAGCATTGTTATCCTTTACAATTTTCCCACAATAAGCACAAGTAAAATTATCTCTTATAAAAACAGCTCTTCTTGTTGGAGTAGGCGACTGCCAGTGTCTTAAAAGGACGGGAATTCTGATAACAAGAGGAGCTGGATAGTCCATAGTTGGAGAAGAAAGTTTTATACTTTTATAATACTGCAGGACTTCACATTTATTAAGAAGGTCAAGAATAAAAGCTTTCTTGTGGGAAAAAATGGAAACAGGAGTATAGGTTCTGTCAAGAACCAAAACAGGATGTAGTTTCATTTTCCAATCTCCTAAAGGTTAAACTATTATATATTCCAGAATTTCAAAAGGAGCAATTATGGAAAACTTGCTAAAAGTCTTAAAAGAATTCTCAAAAGAAGATATAGAAAAGCTTGAATCATTTGATAGACAGTACAAAGCACTTGAGAAACTTCATAAAGAAATAAAGAATCCGCAAGATTTCCTTAAACTTGTCGTAATCAACGCGCTTATGTCCTATCAGCTTCAAATGAAGGGAGAAAAGTATTGGGAAACCTTTTCAGAATTTTTCTCAGAAAGTCCTGAAATCGAAAGATTTGAAGAGTTTATTAAGACTAACAACAAGCGGTTCTTAAATGCAAAACTTAAAAGATTACATAAGGTTATAAAATGTGTTAAAAAACTCTTTTCAAACTACTCTCTAACGGATCTGGGTAAAGATTTAACAATTCTAGTGAAAGAACTTTCAAAGTGCCTCAATCAGAAAATAGACAGCAAAACAGTTGTCTTTGCTGCAAAGATGTTTATGTACGGCTACCGTATAGCATTTGGTAAAAATCCAGAGAAACTGGAAGAAATAGCAATTCCAATAGATTCAAGA encodes:
- the hmdC gene encoding 5,10-methenyltetrahydromethanopterin hydrogenase cofactor biosynthesis protein HmdC, which codes for MKELIYRTIQGDINSQYILYKKAKEEIQKLFENIKKLSDGELIALGQRFKEFPFGCDLNEIMVDVVSLKQEIDEIRGGFRLVDRLGFPIHVCSYVVAELAEREGKTPLELMKELRALTSMPIDIDHFGQFGPMRYPEEIAKCPAYCYRSGKPFNGCPRGRIHKRLIEKERCFAKEKEGWSELVQSISVSLMAFQKNTVHAASPEETLKVIDFAKSKKKGVGAIICVGNGKDELLRGLKACIKHSIDEIVIEGGPYNTAPNRVRAFGETVVMARIIAPGKIVATNGQYEDELRFGLKCGLNSVISGFPGNHHAYMSGYKPEKATIDRFGLPKIIELMAQELKDSPFPIPADRESAIVIAKSAKFLGKETIYPNGKLGDIYIGDAHWFLLLNSPLAQGINIKWSLELLTEFIRKNKFKKVGLLGGRFIAWGIAKAIDPFVKEILVSDKDKRIENTTVKVFKEYLSSKITRCNGNDDMCIKNSEITVLCSFIPSFIRKFKGIQKVITLES
- a CDS encoding DUF3800 domain-containing protein; the protein is MFLVYTDESGKELKKNEEGFYRDGPCFLYGGLAVEVEKHHLIENAFKSMCKEILGINNIYETEIHTGDIFYGRKQFKDLDFEKKKEFFKEVLQLLAKFNVPLILGLVYKDTNLFKSDLEKIASAIYAFFYALDSFLLQRGKYGLVIADELEKDIKSIKELLNRNNLTGRKGGIKLSFLIRRVYFEKLNRFGEYSFEPIISLKYKFESQIYAVIDNIHYVNSSFSVFNQLSDIVLFLFNIALEFQETKGFFVDKGKLFKAIAEDFLFFLSKTKSIVTFLCYREKAFDVMFGDFYLSGFRAMMETLKKEQANGT
- the argH gene encoding argininosuccinate lyase is translated as MAEGKKLWGGRFKESTDELVEKFTESVSYDKRLAPFDIAGSIAHVKMLEKQGILKKEEAEKIIEGLNEILEEIERGSFEWKTELEDVHMNVEKRLTEKIGSVGGKLHTGRSRNDQVATDVRLYVRHEIEEILKLLEKLRKAFVKQAEENLDVVMPGYTHLQIAQPVLYAHHMLAYYHMFKRDAERFKDTLKRVNISPLGSAALAGTSYPLDREFTAKLLGFTDVTRNSMDAVSDRDFIAETIFNCAMVMMHLSRLSEELVLWSTEEFGFIELPDAFCTGSSIMPQKKNPDVSELTRGKTGRVYGDLMAILTILKGLPLTYNRDLQEDKEPLFDAIDTVKLALKVNAKIVGGMKPRKERMKEQAKKGFSLATDVADYLAKKGVPFREAHRIVGELVAYCLNKGKSLENLTLEEFKQFSDKFNEDVLSLMSVEGSVNSRNIIGGTAKEQVLSEIRKIKEEEGF
- a CDS encoding N-glycosylase/DNA lyase, yielding MENLLKVLKEFSKEDIEKLESFDRQYKALEKLHKEIKNPQDFLKLVVINALMSYQLQMKGEKYWETFSEFFSESPEIERFEEFIKTNNKRFLNAKLKRLHKVIKCVKKLFSNYSLTDLGKDLTILVKELSKCLNQKIDSKTVVFAAKMFMYGYRIAFGKNPEKLEEIAIPIDSRLSKISSDKNFWKKLSEKSRIPQIRLDAVLWIPMGLEESSLKELPEKLKFKLRRITELVKKKNSSCNSLRK
- a CDS encoding alpha/beta fold hydrolase, whose protein sequence is MDKVFTLHGWSFDSSIWSISSFERAVHLVLPGHGISPFKSTDILNLSKEVGEFIPFDSTLIGWSLGASVAALTAVFYPQKVKELVLYAPTISFSVVSQPETVVKKFLRKLKKDFLGTVYYFRNLCSKERWNIPEFSREKTIELLESFTWFDLTPYIKRITLPVTVIVGEKDFVTGLKGAFEFWKITKKCTLKVVPEADHLTVLKYS
- a CDS encoding S41 family peptidase; this encodes MKKAFKSVLFFSLLITFIFSLGKVSLSAVSEGKATEEKEVKYIRLFTEVYQLVKDRYVEPVTPKKLFEGAIQGMLGKLDPHSTLFTPDKLKEFEVETQGEFGGLGIQITKTKDGKLMIIAPIEDTPAYKAGIKAGDVIVKIEKKEVTPDMTLMEAVKLMRGKPGTKITIWIWRKGWSEPKPFTITRAIIKIQSVKYRMLKGDIGYIRFTMFQKNSVEEFKKALQELVKDKKLKGVIVDVRNNPGGLLDSAVSISDYFLPKGALIVYTKGRIPDSIKRFYSTNDPILPLGIPVVMLVNGGTASAAEILTGALRYNDRAIVVGEKTFGKGSVQTLYPLEMGYAVKITTAKYYMPNNECIDGKGIEPDIEVKLSKEDIEQLKEDAKEIEEHPEKTEEIRKEREKRIDNQLRRAIEVIKEFYLFQQMKQRKPDQKKAA
- a CDS encoding transketolase, which produces MIRFEPTFFLERNRDIDEVTLRAIAREVRKDILKMTSAVNSGHPGGAMSATDVIVTLYYYKMRHNPENPKWEKRDRFVLSKGHVCPALYSVLARTGYFPLEKLNEFRKLDGDLQGHPDMNKTPGVEINTGSLGHGIGAAVGMALGLKLSKLDSKVYCMIGDGEAQEGSVWEATMAASHYNLDNLCVILDNNNLQIDGPVDEVMSIYPAMEKWKAFGWHVIEINGHDFEEIKRALDEADTVKYKPTMIVAKTVKGKGVSFMENRAEWHGKALPPDLLKEALKELGGIV
- a CDS encoding transketolase family protein, which translates into the protein MEKVSLRDAYGDTLVELGKKDERIVVLDADLSGSTKTSKFAKVFPDRFFNMGVAEINMVNVAAGLATTGKIAFVSTFAMFATGRAWEAIRQTVCYPELNVKVVCTHGGITVGEDGASHQALEDVANMRNIPNMRVIVPADDIETEQVVRTIAYTDGPFYVRLSREKFPRIFDKNYNFELGKGVVLREGEDVTIVSNGVMTYFALLAAELLEKEGISSEVIHMPTVKPIDSELLVKSASKTKAVVTAEEHSIIGGLGSAVAETLVENYPVPMERVGTPDIFGQSGKGWELLHYYKLDEKGIIEKVKKVLERKR
- the guaB gene encoding IMP dehydrogenase, which translates into the protein MLEKGIKEALTFDDVLLVPNYSEVLPTQVDVRTKLTKKITLNIPIMSAAMDTVTEAELAIAIAREGGIGIIHKNLSIEEQAEEVDRVKRSESGMIVKPVTVSPDQTIADAEGLMRKYKISGLPVTDENGKLLGIITNRDIRFVKDYTKKIKEVMTKENLKTVPVGTTLEEAKEILHKYKIEKLPVVDENGYLKGLITIKDIEKKEKYPNACKDDLGRLMVGAAIGVGPEGFKRAEALIEAGVDVIVIDTAHGHSKGVIEMVEKIKGLYSDVDVIAGNVATPEGTEALIKAGADAVKVGIGPGSICTTRVVAGVGVPQLTAVAQCAEVADKYDISIIADGGIKFSGDIAKAIGAGARAVMIGSLFAGTKESPGELVLYQGRSYKVYRGMGSLGAMKRGSKDRYFQSEVEEKKLVPEGIEGMVPYRGPLADTIHQLVGGLRAGMGYCGAANIEEMRKKARFVKITSAGLKESHVHDVIITKEAPNYWIER
- a CDS encoding HNH endonuclease, producing MKLHPVLVLDRTYTPVSIFSHKKAFILDLLNKCEVLQYYKSIKLSSPTMDYPAPLVIRIPVLLRHWQSPTPTRRAVFIRDNFTCAYCGKIVKDNNATIDHVLPKSRGGTWSWTNLVTCCNECNQKKGNRLPEEAGMPLLYKPKRPSSFQIALNRWRNKINREFLEALSLYGIIVDKKKLPEGSR